One Vanessa cardui chromosome 4, ilVanCard2.1, whole genome shotgun sequence genomic window carries:
- the LOC124544171 gene encoding ADP-ribosylation factor-like protein 1: MGGLFSYFRGLLGAREMRILILGLDGAGKTTILYKLQVGEVVTTIPTIGFNVEQVTYKNLKFQVWDLGGQTSIRPYWRCYYGNTDAIIYVVDSADRDRIGISKDELVHMLREEELANAILVVLANKQDMTGCLTVAEVHQALGLDALRDRTFQIFKTSAVRGEGLDQAMDWLSNALQARK, encoded by the exons ATGG gtggtttatttagttattttagagGCTTGCTAGGGGCTCGTGAAATGAGGATTTTAATTCTCGGTCTCGACGGCGCCGGGAAAACTACAATATTGTATAAACTGCAGGTTGGGGAGGTAGTGACTACTATACCCACAATAGGTTTTAATGTAGAGCAAGTCACGTACAAAAATCTAAAATTCCAAGTATGGGACCTTGGAGGACAAACAAGTATCAG ACCATACTGGCGGTGTTACTATGGAAACACAGATGCAATCATATATGTTGTGGATTCAGCTGATAGAGATCGAATAGGAATTTCTAAAGATGAACTAGTACACATGTTACGA gAAGAAGAGCTTGCGAACGCAATTCTAGTGGTGCTAGCGAACAAGCAGGATATGACAGGATGTTTGACGGTAGCCGAGGTGCACCAGGCGCTGGGTTTGGACGCTTTACGTGACCGCACATTCCAGATATTCAAAACATCTGCAGTGCGGGGAGAAGGGCTCGATCAGGCGATGGATTGGTTATCCAATGCCTTACAGGCtaggaaataa